A DNA window from Streptomyces sp. B21-083 contains the following coding sequences:
- a CDS encoding GH1 family beta-glucosidase, with protein sequence MSDPDFPLLPPGFRFGAATAAYQIEGAHDEDGRGPSIWDTFSHTPGRTLDGATGDTAADHYHRYREDIALLRDLGVDSYRFSISWPRVLPEGTGRANAKGLDFYDRLIDELLAAGIAPAVTLYHWDLPQALEDRGGWRVRDTAEAFAAYAALAAERYGDRVRRWITLNEPYCTAFVGHAEGRHAPGTREGRGALAAAHHLLVGHGLAVRALRAAGVEEIGITLNLDRVHAASDHPADLAARRRAETLHNDIWAEPLFAGRYPEHEAETWAGLADGPWRRPDDLTVIGAPLDFVGLNYYRPICVTAAPHRASDPEQRTAVDIGVAETDPYGTRHTTMGWPVVPSAFTELLRRLHDRYPRLPPIWITENGSAEADTVTPDGQVHDGDRTRYLADHLQAVADAIAAGVDVRGHYVWSLLDNFEWARGYDQRFGLVRVDYDTQTRTPKDSYRWYRDLITGHNARTKNAR encoded by the coding sequence ATGAGCGACCCCGACTTCCCGCTGCTGCCCCCGGGTTTCCGCTTCGGTGCCGCCACCGCCGCCTACCAGATCGAGGGCGCCCACGACGAGGACGGCCGCGGCCCCTCCATCTGGGACACCTTCAGCCACACCCCGGGCCGAACCCTCGACGGCGCCACCGGCGACACGGCTGCCGACCACTACCACCGCTACCGCGAGGACATCGCACTGCTGCGCGACCTCGGCGTCGACAGCTACCGCTTCTCGATCTCCTGGCCCCGCGTGCTGCCCGAGGGCACCGGCCGGGCCAACGCCAAGGGCCTGGACTTCTACGACCGTCTGATCGACGAACTGCTCGCTGCGGGCATCGCCCCCGCCGTCACCCTCTACCACTGGGACCTGCCCCAGGCGCTGGAAGACCGGGGCGGCTGGCGCGTCCGGGACACCGCGGAGGCCTTCGCGGCCTACGCGGCGCTCGCCGCCGAGCGCTACGGCGACCGGGTACGGCGCTGGATCACCCTCAACGAGCCGTACTGCACGGCCTTCGTCGGCCACGCCGAGGGCCGTCACGCGCCCGGCACCCGGGAGGGCCGCGGCGCCCTGGCCGCCGCCCATCACCTGCTCGTCGGCCACGGACTCGCGGTACGCGCTCTGCGCGCGGCGGGTGTCGAGGAGATCGGCATCACCCTCAACCTGGACCGTGTCCACGCCGCCTCGGACCACCCCGCCGACCTGGCGGCCCGCCGGCGCGCCGAGACCCTGCACAACGACATCTGGGCCGAGCCGCTGTTCGCCGGACGCTACCCCGAGCACGAGGCCGAGACCTGGGCCGGGCTCGCCGACGGCCCCTGGCGCCGACCGGACGACCTGACAGTGATCGGCGCACCGCTGGACTTCGTCGGCCTGAACTACTACCGGCCGATCTGCGTGACCGCCGCACCCCACCGGGCTTCCGATCCCGAACAGCGCACCGCGGTCGACATCGGCGTGGCCGAGACGGACCCGTACGGCACCCGGCACACCACCATGGGCTGGCCGGTCGTCCCGTCGGCGTTCACCGAACTGCTCCGCCGACTCCACGACCGCTACCCCCGGTTGCCCCCGATCTGGATCACCGAGAACGGCTCCGCCGAGGCCGACACCGTCACACCCGACGGCCAGGTCCACGACGGCGACCGGACCCGCTACCTCGCCGACCACCTCCAGGCGGTCGCCGACGCGATCGCCGCCGGCGTGGACGTGCGCGGCCACTACGTCTGGTCGTTGCTGGACAACTTCGAGTGGGCGCGCGGCTACGACCAGCGGTTCGGCCTGGTCCGCGTCGACTACGACACCCAGACCCGCACTCCCAAGGACAGCTACCGCTGGTACCGGGACCTGATCACCGGGCACAACGCCCGTACGAAGAACGCGAGATGA
- a CDS encoding glycoside hydrolase family 3 C-terminal domain-containing protein, protein MDSPHLSTDHRLPFRDPALPVDKRVDDLLGRLTLDERIALLHQYTPAVERLGIAAFRTGTEVLHGVSWLGEATVFPQAVGLGATWDEDLVREVAEAISVELRAFHYHRPTANGVGVNSLQAWAPVVNLLRDPRWGRNEEGYSEDPVHTARLGTAYCRGLAGDHPTFLRAAGVLKHFLAYNNEDDRSVTSSGLRPRVLREYDMAAFRPVIASGAATGAMAAYNLVNGRPCHVSPLLEELRGWAEPTGHELFVVSDAQAPSNLVEHEHYFDDHAQGHGAALKAGIDSFTDLNEDSGITVGRLREALERGLIDEADIDRAVRRQLRLRFRLGEFDPDLDPYAGIGPEVIDSPEHRALALRAATESVVLLKNDGLLPLRADRTPRVAVIGPLADVVYEDWSTGTLPYQVGIASGLRAMAPDIVTVEGADRIALRSHTTGEPLGGAAYDVSEWGDGVLTLRDAATGRYLTRRDDDSLAADREVIKTWFVDERFLLEPDPLGDADTVLLRNVRTGRYAAVDPDDGRVTVTADTPQDAERWQRELLRDGHAEARSAAAAADVAVVVLGNHPLINGRETEDRTGIALPAAQEALLREVAAVRPETALVVMSSYPYALDWADKHLPAVVWTSHGGQETGRALAAVLLGEAEPSGRLPQTWYRGDDELPPRLDYDVIKAGWTYQYHREAPLYAFGHGLSYTDFGYGDLRLSTPTMGQDGELDATVTLSNTGTRSGSEVVQLYVRAVNARYEAPRLKLVGFRKVRLEAGERREVAFRLPAEQLAHWDVATGAFTVDPGAYEVLVARSAQHVVLAAPLTVTGPAPEPRGVVDRRTAATDFDDYTDVTLVDATRLAGDAVTPTDPARPAALLFRSVDLSGVTRFEAETARESAGSAEARLEVRAGDRLLASLAPPVTGSRYTWTTVTAGATAPGDGPHDLYLTLHGDFRLSSFTFGSTENGTV, encoded by the coding sequence GTGGATTCTCCGCACCTGTCCACCGACCACCGCCTGCCGTTCCGTGACCCGGCGCTGCCGGTCGACAAGCGGGTCGACGACCTCCTCGGTCGGCTCACGCTCGACGAGCGGATCGCGCTGCTGCACCAGTACACGCCGGCCGTCGAGCGCCTGGGCATCGCCGCGTTCCGTACGGGTACGGAGGTGCTGCACGGGGTGTCCTGGCTCGGTGAGGCGACGGTGTTTCCGCAGGCTGTCGGGTTGGGCGCGACCTGGGACGAGGACCTGGTGCGCGAGGTGGCCGAGGCGATCTCGGTCGAACTGCGTGCCTTCCACTATCACCGTCCGACGGCGAACGGTGTCGGCGTCAACAGCCTGCAGGCGTGGGCGCCGGTGGTGAACCTGCTGCGTGACCCGCGCTGGGGCCGTAACGAGGAGGGCTACTCCGAGGACCCGGTGCACACCGCGCGGCTCGGCACGGCCTACTGCCGGGGGCTGGCCGGTGACCATCCCACCTTTCTGCGCGCGGCCGGCGTGCTCAAGCACTTCCTCGCCTACAACAACGAGGACGACCGCTCCGTCACCTCCTCCGGTCTGCGCCCCCGCGTCCTGCGGGAGTACGACATGGCCGCCTTCCGCCCGGTGATCGCCTCGGGTGCGGCGACGGGCGCGATGGCCGCGTACAACCTGGTCAACGGCCGCCCCTGTCACGTCAGTCCGCTCCTGGAGGAACTGCGCGGCTGGGCCGAGCCGACCGGGCACGAGCTGTTCGTCGTCAGTGATGCCCAGGCACCGTCCAACCTGGTAGAACATGAGCACTACTTCGACGATCACGCCCAGGGGCACGGCGCGGCGCTGAAAGCCGGGATCGACAGCTTCACCGACCTGAACGAGGACAGCGGGATCACGGTCGGGCGGTTGCGTGAAGCCCTGGAGCGCGGCCTGATCGACGAGGCGGACATCGACCGCGCGGTACGACGCCAGCTGCGACTCCGCTTCAGGCTCGGCGAGTTCGACCCCGACCTCGACCCGTACGCCGGTATCGGCCCCGAGGTGATCGACAGCCCCGAACACCGCGCGCTCGCCCTGCGCGCCGCGACCGAGTCGGTGGTGCTGCTCAAGAACGACGGCCTGCTGCCGCTCCGGGCGGACCGCACACCGCGCGTCGCTGTCATCGGCCCGCTCGCCGACGTCGTGTACGAGGACTGGTCCACCGGCACCCTGCCCTACCAGGTCGGCATCGCGTCAGGGCTGCGCGCGATGGCTCCTGACATCGTCACCGTGGAGGGCGCCGACCGGATCGCCCTGCGCTCGCACACCACGGGCGAACCGCTCGGCGGGGCCGCGTACGACGTGTCGGAGTGGGGCGACGGGGTGCTGACCCTGCGCGACGCCGCGACCGGCCGCTACCTCACCCGCAGGGACGACGACTCGCTCGCCGCCGACCGCGAGGTGATCAAGACCTGGTTCGTCGACGAGAGGTTCCTGCTGGAGCCCGATCCCCTCGGTGACGCCGACACCGTGCTCCTGCGCAACGTCCGCACCGGCCGCTACGCCGCTGTCGACCCGGACGACGGCAGGGTCACCGTCACCGCCGACACCCCGCAGGACGCCGAACGCTGGCAGCGCGAACTGCTGCGGGACGGCCACGCCGAGGCGCGCAGCGCCGCAGCGGCGGCGGATGTCGCCGTCGTCGTCCTCGGCAACCACCCGCTCATCAACGGCCGCGAGACCGAGGACCGTACGGGCATCGCTCTGCCCGCCGCTCAGGAGGCTCTGCTGCGCGAGGTCGCCGCGGTCCGGCCGGAGACCGCGCTGGTCGTCATGAGCAGCTACCCGTACGCCCTCGACTGGGCGGACAAGCACCTGCCCGCCGTGGTGTGGACCTCCCACGGCGGGCAGGAGACAGGGCGGGCGCTGGCCGCCGTACTGCTCGGCGAGGCCGAACCCTCGGGCCGACTGCCGCAGACCTGGTATCGCGGCGACGACGAGCTCCCGCCCAGGCTCGACTACGACGTCATCAAGGCCGGCTGGACCTACCAGTACCACCGCGAAGCACCCCTGTACGCCTTCGGCCACGGTCTGTCCTACACCGACTTCGGCTACGGCGACCTGCGGCTGTCCACGCCCACGATGGGACAGGACGGCGAGCTGGACGCCACGGTGACGCTGTCCAACACCGGGACGCGGTCCGGCAGCGAGGTGGTCCAGCTCTACGTCCGTGCCGTGAACGCCCGTTACGAGGCGCCCCGGCTGAAACTCGTCGGCTTCCGCAAGGTGCGCCTGGAGGCAGGGGAACGCCGGGAGGTGGCCTTCCGGCTCCCGGCCGAGCAACTCGCGCACTGGGACGTGGCCACCGGAGCCTTCACCGTGGACCCCGGCGCCTACGAGGTCCTCGTCGCCCGCTCCGCGCAACACGTCGTCCTCGCCGCGCCGTTGACGGTGACCGGGCCCGCCCCCGAACCCCGCGGGGTCGTCGACCGGCGCACCGCGGCGACCGACTTCGACGACTACACGGACGTCACCCTCGTCGATGCCACCCGTCTCGCCGGAGACGCGGTCACCCCGACCGATCCCGCTCGCCCGGCGGCACTGCTGTTCAGGTCCGTCGACCTGTCCGGCGTCACCCGTTTCGAGGCGGAAACCGCGCGCGAGAGTGCCGGGTCGGCTGAGGCACGCCTCGAAGTCAGGGCCGGCGACCGGCTCTTGGCGTCGCTCGCTCCACCGGTCACCGGCAGCCGCTACACGTGGACGACGGTGACCGCAGGCGCGACCGCCCCCGGCGACGGCCCCCACGACCTGTACCTGACCCTGCACGGCGACTTCCGCCTCTCCTCCTTCACCTTCGGCTCCACCGAGAACGGAACGGTATGA
- a CDS encoding beta-galactosidase codes for MTSYSLTDRLGGLAFGGDYNPEQWDEPVWKEDDDLMRRARVNLATVGVFSWALLEPEEGRYDFAWLDAHIDRLHANGVAVDLATPTASPPPWFTLAHPDALTVRPDGTRLVHGSRDTYCLAAPAYRNAARRIAGKLAERYGDHPALALWHVHNEYVTLCYCDHTAAAFRIWLRARHGSLDDLNEAWGTAFWSQRYTSWEQVLPPRATNWHKNPGQALDFHRFWSDEVIAAYGEQRDAIRAHSDRPVTTNLMLPAYQNIDLWALARELDVVSSDQYPSSPGVDAAADVAFHADRARSLGGGRPWLLMEQGTNTVYDGDRVLAKEPGDILRHTLGHIARGSEGALFFQWRQSRAGAETWHSAMVPHAGPDSRIFREVTQTGEAVARLGELAGSTVSAQVAVLHGPDAWWALGVDGLPSPELDYHAALRRAHRMLWDAGVTVDFAHPEHELSRYPLVVAPALFLLSDAAAENLRHYVAGGGTLLVQHASGYVDDRLHARLGGYPAAPLREALGIRVEEYRPLRRDERIALSDGAQGTTWSESLRTEGAETLATYTQGMLDGSPAVTRHRFGTGQGWYVSTLLDDADHRTLIARLLDEAGVGPEMPGLDPQVEATTRRAPDGRRWRFLLNHRTAPVPLPERAHDLLTGGIVSELPAGGCAVLRTT; via the coding sequence ATGACCTCGTACAGCCTGACCGACCGCCTGGGCGGACTCGCCTTCGGTGGTGACTACAACCCCGAGCAGTGGGACGAACCGGTGTGGAAGGAGGACGACGACCTGATGCGCCGCGCCAGGGTCAACCTGGCCACCGTCGGCGTCTTCTCCTGGGCACTGCTGGAACCGGAGGAGGGCCGCTACGACTTCGCCTGGCTGGACGCCCACATCGACCGTCTGCACGCGAACGGCGTGGCCGTCGACCTGGCCACCCCCACCGCCTCCCCGCCCCCCTGGTTCACCCTGGCCCACCCGGACGCGTTGACGGTCCGGCCCGACGGCACCCGCCTCGTCCACGGCAGCCGGGACACGTACTGTCTCGCCGCGCCCGCGTACCGGAACGCGGCCCGCCGGATCGCCGGGAAACTCGCCGAACGCTACGGCGACCACCCTGCTCTGGCGCTGTGGCACGTGCACAACGAGTACGTCACGCTGTGCTACTGCGATCACACGGCCGCCGCCTTCCGGATCTGGCTGCGCGCCCGCCACGGATCGCTGGACGACCTCAACGAGGCCTGGGGAACGGCCTTCTGGAGCCAGCGCTACACCTCCTGGGAGCAGGTGCTCCCGCCGCGTGCCACCAACTGGCACAAGAACCCCGGCCAGGCCCTGGACTTCCACCGCTTCTGGTCCGACGAGGTCATCGCCGCCTACGGCGAGCAGCGCGACGCGATCCGCGCGCACAGCGACCGGCCGGTGACGACCAACCTGATGCTGCCCGCGTACCAGAACATCGACCTGTGGGCCCTCGCCCGCGAACTCGACGTCGTCAGCTCCGACCAGTACCCGAGTTCACCCGGCGTGGACGCCGCCGCCGACGTCGCCTTCCACGCCGACCGAGCCCGCTCGCTGGGCGGCGGCCGCCCCTGGCTGCTGATGGAGCAGGGCACCAACACCGTCTACGACGGCGACCGGGTCCTCGCCAAGGAGCCGGGGGACATCCTGCGCCACACCCTCGGCCACATCGCGCGCGGCTCGGAGGGTGCCCTCTTCTTCCAGTGGCGGCAGTCCCGGGCCGGCGCCGAGACCTGGCACTCGGCGATGGTGCCGCACGCCGGGCCCGACAGCCGGATCTTCCGCGAGGTCACCCAGACCGGGGAGGCGGTCGCCCGGCTCGGCGAACTGGCGGGGTCGACGGTCTCCGCGCAGGTCGCCGTCCTGCACGGCCCGGACGCCTGGTGGGCCCTCGGCGTGGACGGCCTGCCCTCCCCCGAGCTCGACTATCACGCGGCGCTCCGCCGTGCGCACCGCATGCTGTGGGACGCGGGTGTCACGGTCGACTTCGCCCACCCCGAACACGAGTTGAGCCGCTACCCGCTGGTCGTCGCCCCGGCCCTGTTCCTCCTCTCCGACGCGGCCGCCGAGAATCTGCGCCACTACGTCGCCGGCGGCGGGACGCTCCTCGTGCAGCACGCGAGCGGCTACGTCGACGACCGCCTGCACGCCCGCCTCGGCGGCTACCCGGCCGCTCCCCTGCGTGAGGCGCTGGGCATCCGTGTCGAGGAGTACCGGCCGCTGCGACGCGACGAACGGATCGCCCTGTCGGACGGCGCCCAGGGCACCACGTGGAGCGAGTCCTTGCGCACCGAGGGCGCCGAGACGCTCGCCACCTACACCCAGGGGATGCTCGACGGCAGCCCGGCGGTGACCCGTCACCGCTTCGGCACCGGGCAGGGATGGTACGTCTCGACCCTCCTCGACGACGCCGACCACCGCACGCTGATCGCCCGGCTGCTCGACGAGGCTGGAGTGGGCCCGGAGATGCCCGGCCTGGATCCGCAGGTCGAGGCCACCACCCGACGCGCCCCCGACGGCCGCCGCTGGCGCTTCCTGCTCAACCACCGCACCGCGCCCGTTCCTCTGCCCGAGCGCGCCCACGATCTGCTCACGGGCGGCATCGTGTCCGAGTTGCCCGCCGGCGGCTGCGCCGTGCTTCGCACCACCTGA
- a CDS encoding glycoside hydrolase family 36 protein: MTSAPQLLRWGHQALEVEIGVGEDGVARLTGVGAPGEAPPERRSWPPLPLVEVMAAGHGRAWSGGRLIDTSLGGRLRYRTHRVTRDGEWHVLTVELLDPETGLLAEVTYRSPDGVPVLRAEVLLRNDGDTALHLESVSSLVVGCLADGPQAIDAADLLWAANDWVAECRWQRSPMRVTSPVLADRVVYDNGKGEFTRTGRGVWSSCGRLPMGGLTDRHSGRTWLWQIEHNGGGWHWECGERDTLAYLALFGPNDTHHGWRQPLEPGAEFRTVPVALAFTDAGGPDEAFAALTRYRRALRRPHPDHQRLPVIFNDYMNCLMGDPTTEKLLPLVDAAADAGAEYFVIDAGWYDGEDGGWWDSVGAWEPAASRFPGKRGIHEVLDRIRERGMVPGLWLEPEVIGVRSPMSTSLPDEAFFRRDGIRVTETGRHHLDLRHPAARAHLDQVVDRLVGEWGVGYLKLDHNIDPGSGTSAHPGETPGAGLLGHNRAQLDWLDSVLDRYPHLVIENCSSGGMRWDYALLSRLQLQSTSDQQNLQLYAPIAASAPTAVTPEQGAVWAYPLPEHSPDEVAFTMANALLGRIHLSGLLPDLPPESRALVHEAVTAYKAVRTDLAQAVPAWPLGLPAWDDPWLALALHTPDTTYLTVWRRPGKDATATLPLPHLHGFAARVEVLYPAASQAVISWNPDTADLTVTLPSAPSAVLLRLTHAAPHTP; this comes from the coding sequence ATGACCAGTGCACCGCAGCTCCTCCGGTGGGGCCACCAGGCTCTGGAGGTCGAGATCGGCGTCGGCGAGGACGGCGTCGCCCGCCTCACCGGTGTCGGCGCCCCCGGCGAGGCTCCGCCCGAAAGGCGCTCGTGGCCTCCGCTGCCCCTGGTGGAGGTCATGGCCGCCGGTCATGGCCGCGCATGGTCGGGCGGGCGTCTCATCGACACGTCTCTCGGCGGACGGCTGCGGTACCGCACGCACCGGGTGACCCGCGACGGCGAGTGGCACGTACTCACCGTCGAACTCCTCGACCCCGAGACGGGGCTCCTCGCGGAGGTGACCTACCGCTCGCCGGACGGCGTGCCCGTACTGCGCGCCGAGGTACTCCTGCGCAACGACGGGGACACCGCCCTGCATCTGGAGTCGGTCTCCTCCCTCGTCGTGGGCTGCCTCGCGGACGGCCCGCAGGCCATCGACGCCGCCGATCTGCTGTGGGCCGCGAACGACTGGGTCGCCGAATGCCGTTGGCAGCGCAGCCCGATGCGGGTGACCTCGCCGGTCCTCGCCGACCGCGTGGTCTACGACAACGGCAAGGGGGAGTTCACGCGGACCGGCCGTGGCGTGTGGTCCAGCTGTGGCCGGCTGCCCATGGGCGGGCTGACCGACCGTCACTCGGGCCGCACCTGGCTGTGGCAGATCGAGCACAACGGCGGCGGCTGGCACTGGGAGTGCGGAGAGCGCGACACGCTGGCCTACCTGGCACTGTTCGGCCCGAACGACACCCACCACGGCTGGCGGCAGCCCCTGGAGCCGGGCGCGGAGTTCCGCACGGTGCCCGTCGCCCTCGCCTTCACCGACGCGGGCGGCCCCGACGAGGCGTTCGCCGCGCTCACCCGCTACCGCCGCGCCCTGCGCCGGCCGCACCCCGACCATCAGCGGCTGCCCGTCATCTTCAACGACTACATGAACTGCCTGATGGGCGACCCCACCACGGAGAAACTGCTGCCGCTGGTCGACGCGGCGGCCGACGCGGGCGCGGAGTACTTCGTCATCGACGCCGGCTGGTACGACGGCGAGGACGGCGGCTGGTGGGACAGCGTCGGCGCCTGGGAACCGGCCGCCTCCCGTTTCCCCGGCAAGCGCGGCATCCACGAGGTACTGGACCGTATCCGGGAGCGCGGTATGGTGCCCGGGCTGTGGCTGGAGCCGGAGGTGATCGGCGTCCGCAGCCCCATGTCCACGTCCCTGCCCGACGAGGCGTTCTTCCGCCGCGACGGCATCCGCGTCACCGAGACCGGCCGCCACCACCTCGACCTGCGCCACCCCGCCGCCCGCGCCCACCTGGACCAGGTCGTGGACCGCCTGGTCGGCGAGTGGGGCGTCGGCTACCTCAAACTCGATCACAACATCGACCCCGGCTCCGGCACCAGCGCCCACCCCGGCGAGACCCCGGGCGCCGGACTGCTCGGCCACAACCGCGCCCAACTGGACTGGCTCGACAGCGTCCTGGACCGCTACCCGCACCTGGTGATCGAGAACTGCTCCTCCGGCGGCATGCGCTGGGACTACGCACTGTTGTCCCGGCTGCAACTGCAGTCCACCAGCGACCAGCAGAACCTCCAGCTCTACGCCCCCATCGCGGCCTCCGCACCGACGGCCGTCACCCCCGAACAGGGCGCCGTCTGGGCCTACCCGCTCCCGGAGCACTCGCCGGACGAGGTGGCCTTCACCATGGCCAACGCCCTCCTCGGCCGTATCCACCTGTCCGGCCTGCTCCCGGACCTGCCGCCCGAGTCGCGCGCCCTGGTGCACGAGGCCGTCACCGCGTACAAGGCCGTCCGCACCGACCTGGCCCAGGCCGTCCCCGCGTGGCCGCTGGGCTTGCCGGCCTGGGACGACCCCTGGCTCGCCCTGGCACTCCACACCCCGGACACCACCTACCTCACCGTCTGGCGCCGCCCCGGCAAGGACGCCACCGCGACTCTCCCCCTGCCCCACCTCCACGGCTTCGCGGCCCGGGTAGAGGTGCTCTACCCCGCGGCGAGCCAGGCCGTCATCTCCTGGAACCCGGACACCGCCGACCTCACCGTCACGCTGCCCTCGGCCCCGTCCGCGGTACTGCTCCGCCTCACCCACGCGGCGCCCCACACCCCCTGA
- a CDS encoding glycoside hydrolase family 43 protein, whose product MSDKQRADGTFANPVIPGFHPDPSICRVGDDYYLVCSSFEYFPGIPVFHSRDLLHWTQIGNALDRPSQLRLTTATPSSGGIYAPTLRHHDDRFWLIVTNVTQGGGNMLFSATDPAGPWSDPVQLPDIPGIDPDLAWDQDNTCWCTIAGVSQLRIDPHTGQTFGPPRRIWSGAPGAKAPEAPHLYRIGDYWYLLIAEGGTERGHSVSIARSHTPTGPFEPCPDNPILTHRSTDHPIQNTGHADLVQGPDDSWWMVLLGVRPRGGTPGWHALGRETYLTPVEWVDDWPVIGEVPSELPAPAWPLAPGPAEDVRDDFDLSELHPRWISVRDRPAEHCTTKERPSRLTLHARGNSLDEPDVMFTGRRQQHLTCQARTRIDPAEGHGGLAVRLDEEHHYEIEASEGEVRVLTRIGPLRTTVASRSVAAGPVILRLDISETPPNGPRTGPDLLTFGIEEPDNTFTPLATLDGRYLTTEVAGGFTGRVIGMYAAMGTVHFDWFDYQPLTVPVD is encoded by the coding sequence GTGTCAGACAAGCAGCGGGCGGACGGCACCTTCGCCAACCCCGTGATCCCCGGCTTCCACCCCGACCCCAGCATCTGCCGCGTGGGCGACGACTACTACCTCGTGTGCTCCAGTTTCGAGTACTTCCCCGGCATCCCCGTCTTCCACAGCCGCGACCTGCTGCACTGGACGCAGATCGGCAACGCCCTCGACCGGCCCAGTCAGCTCCGTCTCACCACCGCCACCCCGTCCTCCGGCGGTATCTACGCCCCCACCCTGCGCCACCACGACGACCGCTTCTGGCTGATCGTCACCAACGTGACCCAGGGCGGCGGCAACATGCTGTTCTCCGCCACCGACCCCGCCGGACCCTGGTCCGACCCGGTCCAGCTGCCAGACATCCCGGGCATCGACCCGGACCTCGCCTGGGACCAGGACAACACCTGCTGGTGCACGATCGCCGGAGTCTCACAGCTCCGCATCGACCCGCACACCGGACAGACCTTCGGACCACCGCGCAGGATCTGGTCCGGCGCCCCCGGCGCCAAGGCACCCGAAGCACCACACCTCTACCGGATCGGCGACTACTGGTACCTGCTCATCGCCGAAGGCGGCACCGAACGCGGCCACAGCGTCTCCATCGCCCGCAGCCACACACCCACAGGCCCCTTCGAACCATGCCCGGACAACCCGATCCTCACCCACCGCAGCACCGACCACCCCATCCAGAACACCGGCCACGCAGACCTCGTCCAGGGACCCGACGACTCCTGGTGGATGGTGCTCCTCGGCGTCCGCCCACGCGGCGGAACCCCCGGCTGGCACGCACTGGGCCGCGAGACCTACCTGACACCTGTCGAGTGGGTGGACGACTGGCCCGTCATCGGGGAGGTCCCGTCCGAACTGCCCGCCCCCGCCTGGCCGCTCGCCCCCGGACCCGCCGAAGACGTCCGCGACGACTTCGACCTCAGCGAACTGCACCCGCGATGGATCTCCGTCCGCGACCGACCCGCAGAACACTGCACCACCAAGGAACGGCCCAGCCGGCTCACCCTGCACGCCCGGGGCAACTCCCTGGACGAACCCGACGTCATGTTCACCGGCCGCCGCCAACAACACCTCACCTGCCAGGCACGCACCCGCATCGACCCGGCCGAGGGACACGGCGGACTCGCCGTCCGCCTGGACGAAGAACACCACTACGAGATCGAAGCGTCCGAAGGCGAAGTACGCGTCCTCACCCGTATCGGACCCCTGCGCACCACCGTGGCGTCCCGCTCCGTAGCCGCCGGGCCCGTTATCCTCCGCCTCGACATCTCCGAAACCCCTCCCAACGGCCCCCGCACCGGCCCCGACCTCCTCACCTTCGGCATCGAGGAACCGGACAACACCTTCACCCCACTCGCCACCCTCGACGGCCGCTACCTGACCACCGAAGTCGCCGGCGGCTTCACCGGCCGAGTCATCGGCATGTACGCCGCGATGGGCACCGTCCACTTCGACTGGTTCGACTACCAGCCACTCACCGTTCCTGTGGACTGA
- a CDS encoding LLM class flavin-dependent oxidoreductase, with protein sequence MRTSTTIEASTGWPETVDFVTEAEKLGLDICWVAEAWGAEAASPLGYLAARTERMLLGSAIIQLATRTPMAIARAAITLSNISEGRFLLGLGPSGPQVIEGLHGVPFARPLSRMRETVEIVRRSVAGGKISYSGREFHIPLPGGDGKPMALAIRAEHDIPIYLATLSPKMLRLTGEIADGWLGTSFVPEGAQEAYFDHLDAGLAASGRSRADFDICQGAEVAFAEDEDALVAMVGGRKKELAFSLGGMGSGTTNFYNNAYSRQGWAQIAAEVRERWQAGDRDGAAGLVTDEMVLATTLIGTEDMVCERLKVWRDAGVDTVRLYPAGETLDARLTNLGRAIDLVRDMDRDAAA encoded by the coding sequence ATGCGTACGTCGACCACGATCGAGGCGTCCACCGGCTGGCCGGAGACGGTGGACTTCGTCACCGAGGCGGAGAAGCTGGGCCTGGACATCTGCTGGGTGGCCGAGGCCTGGGGCGCCGAGGCGGCCTCGCCACTGGGGTATCTGGCCGCACGCACCGAACGGATGCTGCTCGGTTCCGCGATCATTCAGCTCGCCACCCGTACACCGATGGCGATCGCCCGGGCCGCGATCACCCTGTCGAACATCTCCGAAGGCCGCTTCCTGCTGGGTCTGGGCCCGTCCGGCCCCCAGGTGATCGAGGGCCTGCACGGTGTTCCGTTCGCCCGGCCCCTGTCGCGTATGCGGGAGACGGTGGAGATAGTGCGCCGGTCCGTGGCGGGCGGCAAGATCTCCTACAGCGGCAGGGAGTTCCACATCCCGCTGCCCGGTGGTGACGGCAAGCCGATGGCGCTGGCGATCCGTGCCGAACACGACATCCCGATCTACCTGGCGACGCTCTCGCCGAAGATGCTGCGGCTGACGGGGGAGATCGCCGACGGCTGGCTGGGTACGAGCTTCGTTCCCGAGGGCGCCCAGGAGGCGTACTTCGACCACCTGGACGCGGGTCTCGCCGCGTCAGGGCGGTCACGCGCCGACTTCGACATCTGCCAGGGCGCGGAAGTGGCCTTCGCGGAGGACGAGGACGCGCTGGTCGCGATGGTGGGCGGCCGTAAGAAGGAACTGGCCTTCAGCCTCGGCGGGATGGGTTCCGGGACCACGAACTTCTACAACAACGCCTACAGCCGCCAGGGATGGGCGCAGATCGCGGCGGAGGTCCGGGAACGCTGGCAGGCCGGGGACCGTGACGGCGCGGCCGGTCTGGTGACCGACGAGATGGTGCTGGCCACCACGCTGATCGGCACGGAGGACATGGTGTGCGAGCGGCTGAAGGTGTGGCGCGACGCCGGAGTCGACACAGTCCGTCTCTATCCCGCCGGCGAAACGCTGGACGCACGGCTCACCAACCTCGGCCGGGCCATCGACCTGGTCCGAGACATGGACCGCGACGCGGCGGCGTAG